The Athene noctua chromosome 31, bAthNoc1.hap1.1, whole genome shotgun sequence sequence CAGCAGATCCTGAGGATATGGGGGGGCCCGGGGAGGCGAGAAAGGGCTGCAGGGACCGGGTGTACCTGGGGACCTCCTGGAgcgcagggaggtgacagtccagGTGATAGCAGTGCTCGCAGCGGTCGCACATCACCACGGCACCCGCCTGGCAGCAGACGCGGCAACAGGAGACCCCGGGGCCAGGGGGGGCCGATCCCAGCCCCATGAAGGACCCGGGGGGTttcagcaccccggggtgctcgGGAAGGAGCCCCACGGGCTTGGTGTCCTGGGCGTCCCCAATGGCGgcctcctgctgctcctcctgcgGGCAAGGGGGGTGAGACGGAGGGGCGGGGAGTGCAGCGGGGACAGACAGAGGGACACACACCTTGacggcggggggggcagggcgcCGTGGCTGCACCCCCCGCTCGATGACGATGAGGCTGAAGTCCGCGGCCGAGGAGCCAGGGAAGACGCGGAAGAcggggggctgcgccgccccagACAGGTCCAGGTCCAGCCGCTCCAGGCTGACCCGCGGCACCTTGCGGAGGAGGGGGCCcacgggacccccgggggggtgGCTCCTGGGGGGCACACGGTGGGGTCAGGAGTTTAGGGAACCCCCCCTCAGCCCTCCTGGGTCTATTTCCtcgggttttggggtgctggcaGCCCCGGTGCCCTCAGGAGGGGAGTGCCAATGGGGACAGTCCCACCCACCCCGCAGCACAAAGGGGACAAGGGGGACCCCGggtgctccccagcaccccccagaaaCAGAGTgagaggggacagggacaccccaggCACAGGAGACTGAGGGAGCGGGGGACAGAGGAGGGGATGGGGTTGCCCCAGGACAGAGGTGACAAGGGCCAGGGGAGCGCTGGGTACAGGGTGACGAGGGACAGGGGGGTCCCCATTGTTCCCAAGCCCGGGGGCTCCACCTTCTCCCCCCTCAACTCACTGTCAGAATGGAGGTGCCttaacaccccccgccccccgagCCTTCATTACCGCTTAACGAGCAGCTTCTTAACCAACTTCTCCCCAGCAGGATTAACATCTTTCCTCCTGTATAACGAGGTCATCAGGGCATGCTGGGGGGTCCCAGGCAGCCCCCCCAAGCCCCAAAATCAGGCTCCCCCCAGCTGTGAGAGCTCCTGGGATGGAGCCCCACTCCCTAGGGAGGATGACAGGGACACGGTGGCTCTGTGCCCtgtccctggggacatgggggaacGCGGCCACCTCCGGGTATGAGGTGACAAGGGTGAGGGGAACCCCAAGTACGGGGTGAGAGGgtgtccctgccaccccctggACACAGGGTGACAAGGGACAGTGTTGTCTAagccacccctggggacagctACATGTTGGGGGGTCCAAAGCCACCCCCTGAGGCACAGGGTGACAAGGGCCAGGGGGTTCCCCCACACTCACCTCTTCACTCCGGTGACAACGGCTTCGTGGGGGCCGTTGGCTGCTGAGAAAAATGCACATCAGGAACCTTCCTCCCCCTGCTCATGCTCCTCcatccccccagctcccccctcccacATCGCCCCCCCCACTCACCCAGCTCGGCGCCTGCCGCCGCGTCCCTGGGGCTCTCGGCCGTCTGTGGGTAAAGGCGGGAGGGGGACAGGTCGGGGCAGTCCAGCCCCTCGGCCcccaggggaaactgaggcaggacaGGCATCTCcagccccccccctccgctcTGTGGGACACCGGGGGTGCCCAGCCCCTCCTCAGCCCCCATCTGGGGTCCCGGGGGGGACTGCAGAAGAGGGCTGGGAGCGTATTGCCCTTTGCTGACCACCATGGCTTGCAGGGGGCCCTGGAGAAGAAAGATTGGGGCGGCGGGGGGCATTACCAGGggccacccatgggtgcaggACTCCCCAAAAACACAATCCCTGTGCTCCCCCGGAGGTACCTGTGAGACACCCACAGTGGGGCTGGGGCCACGGGGGCTGGTGGCCAGCGGCTGGGGGCTGAGGGATGGTGGGGGGAGGCTCCGCTCTGAGACGATAGTGCCTGCGAGGGGGGTGAAGGGTGTTGATGGGGACTCtggtgtccccaggggtgtcccctCCCCGGAGGCTCACCAAAGCTCTCGGCGCTCTTGGTCCAGGCATTGAGGTCCCACTGGAACTTCATGTCACCCTGTGGCTCCACGGGGTCCACAATCATCTTGAGGGCGCGGTGGAGCTGGAAGTAGATCTTGGGGGGGGGGCatggcagggcgggggggggctcacAATGTGGGGGACGTGTGTGACAGCACCCCAGGGGTGCCACAATGTGGGGAGCCCAAGGGGACACGTGGCAGCATCCCAGGGACACCCATCACATTGCAGGGAACCCCTGGGGACACCGGTCACATTCCAGGGACCCAGAGGACACACGTGGCAGTGCCCCAGGGGCAGCTGTCACAACGCAGGGACCTCAAGGGGGCAGGTGACAGTGCCCCAGCGACACCCACCACATCATAGTGACCCCAAGGGACACACAACAGCACCCTGGTGGCTCCCGCCGCGTCACAGGGGCCCTCAGGGGACCCTCAGAGGACTCAGGCTGTCCAGGGACCCCGCTGCAGCGCCCTGGGGACACGGGCGGGGAGGCAGCAGGGGacatggggcaccctggggaggCTGAGGGGCACCTGAGAACAAACCGCCCCTCAGGAGACCGTCCCCCGACCCCACACCCCCCAGAACGGGGAGAGCAGAACCCACGCCAAGAGCCAACACCGCCCCGCCCCGGCTTCGCTCCGCCCGGCTGAGCGCGGAGTCACGGTGACTGGGGAACCGACGGCCCCCAACTGCCcgtcccggggggggggtccccgccctAAGCGATGAGCTCAGGGGGGTCCGCGAGGGGCTTCGGTCCCCACGGCAGCTCACCAGCTTCTTGGAGAGCAGCAGAGCGGTGCTGTTGTCGCTCTCCAGGGCCCAGGAGGCGAAGCGGAGGATGTGCTCCTGGTGCCGCTGCAGCTTGGTCATGGCCCAGTGCTGCCGCTCCAGCTTCTCCTGCTGCCCCTCGGTCACCCGCTGCGGGGCACGGCAGCACCTCAGGGCGGGGGACAGCGCGGGGAGAGGCGCCGGCGCTGCCATGGCCCCCCACTCACCTGGGCGTCGCTCACCAGCACCTTCCCGCGCTTGTTGAGCTCCTTCATGATCTGCAGGATGGCCATCTTCACATCCACCTGCACCCGCTTCTGCACGTCCGTCACCTGCCGGATGCTGCGGCAcagcgggaggggccgggggtaAATCACTCCTGGATAGACCCCCGGGGGTAAataactccccccccccccccccccccccgagagggGGCCAGCGGGGCACCTACAAGCTGCGCACTTCCTTGGTGGAGCGCTGCAGGCTGGCGTGTTTGTCGCCCAGGCGCTTCACCAGCGTCGCCAGCATCTTGCGCTGGTTCCTGACCGCGTCCTCCAGGAACTGGTACctgcgggggaagggggggtcacaGTGGGGCGAGAGCCGCAGAACGCCCCGACCTGCGCAGGCCCCCACACCGGGGACCCGTGGGGGGCCCCAAAACAGCCCCCACAGAGACCCCGCAACTCCTGGAGCTACTGGAAGGGGGAGCCAGCTCGAACGAGTTAACTCGTTCAACACTCATTAACCCGTTAGCCATTAACAGTCCAACTAATTTGGGTTAAAGACCTGCCTCAGCTAACAAACTCATCCGCCACAAAACTTCGAGTTAAAGTAGCTAAATAAATTAGGTCTTATgcatgaaaaatgcttttaatgtaACTAATCAGGCAAGTATCTAACTAGATCCTGACTTCGATAACAAATCAAATTAGTTATTGATCTAACCAGGAACTATGCAGCCTGAGAGCAAAACCAgtctacttaaaaaaacccaacagttaaagataagaaaaacaaacGAAGCTAACTGAAGTAACTGTGAACATAATTGATTCTTCACAACTTGCAGATCTGATTATCCCCAACTCCTTAAAACCTAAAAGCAATTTAAGCCCCTCAAACCACCAGCATGCTAATTAACAAAGAAACTAATCAGGTAACGTACCTACTCAGTTAAAAATTAACCAAAATTAACACTCTACCTGGTCAATCCCTTCAGTAGTTGGCCAACTAATAACTAACAAACTTCGATTTCAAAATCAGTATGACTCGATGAGAATAATTAGCCCGCAGGTTAACTTCAGTTCTTCTTCAACAAGTTAATGGGTTTGATTAGTTATCTACCTTCTTAGGTATTCACTAAAAGCACACTCGAGGTGCTGCAGGGCCTCGCTGAGGGGGTGCACGGGCGACCCTCCCAGTCAACAAACACCACTTGTGCAGTTCCCCGCCTTGCCCTGATCACCACTCCTCAGGGCCGTCCCGCGGGACAACGACCCCCGCGGGACAACCGGAGGCTctcggcggggccgcgggcacTCACTGGTGGTCCTTGTGCGCGTGGAGCTGGCAGTCCCGGCAGGTGAGCGTGTCGCACGTGTCGCAGAACAGCACCAGTGGCTCGTGCTTGTGCACAGAGCAGTACACGGCGCGCTCGCCCTCCttccccctgctgctgcctgcgggaAACACCACGCGACGTCACCGCGATGTCCCCGGCACCGCGTGGGACCCGCCGCCCCGGGGACGGGACAGACCTGTGGCCCGAACCGTGTGGTCCTTGGTGTACTTGACGCGCTGGTGGGCCTCCACGCAGGTCTCGCAGAGCGGCTCCGAGCACTCCACGCAGTAGCTGGTGGCTGGCGCGTTGTCCTCGCAGCTGGTGCAGCACTGGGGGACAAGAGATCGGCGTGGGGACACCGGGGCTGCCCGGCCGTGCGCGGGGAGCTGCTTCACCCTAACAAATCGCTAATTAAGCTGTAACGGCACGCTACCTGGCTCGAGGCCTGGCTGGCGGCGGCCACCTCAGTCCCGCTGTCCCGCAGGAAGTAGTTCTCCACCACGTCCTTCAGGTGACACTGGTGCTTGCAGATGGGGCAGTCGACCActgcgggaggggagcggggggcgcaTCAGGGGGGGCCCGTGGTCCCCCAATCCCGGTCACCGCCACTTGTCACCAGAGAGTCCCCCGCCATGGACCCGCAcggagccccgcgcccgccgAAAACTGGGGGGCTCGTTCACGGGGCGGAAACGGAAGGACCGGGAGGATCCCGAGTGCCGACAGCGGCgctccgagccgagccccggggctgcccgcgaTGTCGCCGCAGAGGGGCAGCGCCTCGGGGGGGCCCTGCTCCCGGCGCGGGCCCAGCAGCGACTCAGGTCGCCGACAGCTTTTTCCGGCCGAACCGCGGGGTGGGGAAGTTTCTCCCGATGCTCACCGCGAGCCCCCGCGGCCGCTGCCTCTCGCTCGGCTCCGCCATCCGCCTTAGAAACGGCGGCTGACGTTCCCCCGGCAGCGGGTGACGGTCGCGGCGCCCCCGCCCGCTGGAGGCGCCCCCAGCACTTGGCGCTTCTGATCTCTCCAGAGCCCCCGCGGAGCGGGAGGAGCCGCGGCAACCGCCGGCACCGGGCTCAGAGCGTCcccccggggcgggccgggcccagGCGCCCCGCTGGGCTCCGAGCAGCCGCGGGGCGGTTGGGGGCCGCCCAGCACCACCCGTGCAGGGGGGCGGAGACCCCACGGGCCGCTCCGGTGCGGTCCAAGCGCCGCTCGGGGAGGCCCGGGGAAGCCGGGGCCTCAGCGGCGCCCAACCGCTCCGCCCGcgggccccccgcacccccagcgcggccccggcgccgcccggccccgccgcgaaTCGTtcgcgccccccggcccggccccggctcccccgTCCCGACGCCCCGGGCCCACCTCACCTGGCCCATcatcggcggcggcggcggcggggcccggcgcggcgcgcaGGCAGTCCCGGCAGACcgagtgcaggcagggcagcagccgcGGCTCCCGCTCGGCGCGCAGCCGCTCCCGGCAGACGCCGCAGCGCTCCAGCAGGTCCAGCGCGTCCAGCCGCGGCCCGGCGAGGCCGCCGCCCCCCTCCACCTCCGCCGCCGGACCCGACATGGCGGCCGCTGCCCCTCGGTCCCCTCCG is a genomic window containing:
- the TRIM28 gene encoding transcription intermediary factor 1-beta isoform X2, yielding MSGPAAEVEGGGGLAGPRLDALDLLERCGVCRERLRAEREPRLLPCLHSVCRDCLRAAPGPAAAAADDGPGEVVVDCPICKHQCHLKDVVENYFLRDSGTEVAAASQASSQCCTSCEDNAPATSYCVECSEPLCETCVEAHQRVKYTKDHTVRATGSSRGKEGERAVYCSVHKHEPLVLFCDTCDTLTCRDCQLHAHKDHQYQFLEDAVRNQRKMLATLVKRLGDKHASLQRSTKEVRSFIRQVTDVQKRVQVDVKMAILQIMKELNKRGKVLVSDAQRVTEGQQEKLERQHWAMTKLQRHQEHILRFASWALESDNSTALLLSKKLIYFQLHRALKMIVDPVEPQGDMKFQWDLNAWTKSAESFGTIVSERSLPPPSLSPQPLATSPRGPSPTVGVSQGPLQAMVVSKGQYAPSPLLQSPPGPQMGAEEGLGTPGVPQSGGGGLEMPVLPQFPLGAEGLDCPDLSPSRLYPQTAESPRDAAAGAELAANGPHEAVVTGVKRRKDVNPAGEKLVKKLLVKRSHPPGGPVGPLLRKVPRVSLERLDLDLSGAAQPPVFRVFPGSSAADFSLIVIERGVQPRRPAPPAVKEEQQEAAIGDAQDTKPVGLLPEHPGVLKPPGSFMGLGSAPPGPGVSCCRVCCQAGAVVMCDRCEHCYHLDCHLPALQEVPSPEWRCLLCQDLPPPSEDPAPGFEERPPNKLCPLDQQKCEYVLLELLCHEPCRPLHRLSSSLEGHDAIDLTLIRAKLQEKLTPHYRCPEEFARDVWRMIRQFNRLTEDKADVQSILGLQRFFEARLSAAFGDRKFSSALFLEPVIPLDETEGSPAPPAGPLAP
- the TRIM28 gene encoding transcription intermediary factor 1-beta isoform X1, with product MSGPAAEVEGGGGLAGPRLDALDLLERCGVCRERLRAEREPRLLPCLHSVCRDCLRAAPGPAAAAADDGPVVDCPICKHQCHLKDVVENYFLRDSGTEVAAASQASSQCCTSCEDNAPATSYCVECSEPLCETCVEAHQRVKYTKDHTVRATGSSRGKEGERAVYCSVHKHEPLVLFCDTCDTLTCRDCQLHAHKDHQYQFLEDAVRNQRKMLATLVKRLGDKHASLQRSTKEVRSFIRQVTDVQKRVQVDVKMAILQIMKELNKRGKVLVSDAQRVTEGQQEKLERQHWAMTKLQRHQEHILRFASWALESDNSTALLLSKKLIYFQLHRALKMIVDPVEPQGDMKFQWDLNAWTKSAESFGTIVSERSLPPPSLSPQPLATSPRGPSPTVGVSQGPLQAMVVSKGQYAPSPLLQSPPGPQMGAEEGLGTPGVPQSGGGGLEMPVLPQFPLGAEGLDCPDLSPSRLYPQTAESPRDAAAGAELAANGPHEAVVTGVKRRKDVNPAGEKLVKKLLVKRSHPPGGPVGPLLRKVPRVSLERLDLDLSGAAQPPVFRVFPGSSAADFSLIVIERGVQPRRPAPPAVKEEQQEAAIGDAQDTKPVGLLPEHPGVLKPPGSFMGLGSAPPGPGVSCCRVCCQAGAVVMCDRCEHCYHLDCHLPALQEVPSPEWRCLLCQDLPPPSEDPAPGFEERPPNKLCPLDQQKCEYVLLELLCHEPCRPLHRLSSSLEGHDAIDLTLIRAKLQEKLTPHYRCPEEFARDVWRMIRQFNRLTEDKADVQSILGLQRFFEARLSAAFGDRKFSSALFLEPVIPLDETEGSPAPPAGPLAP